The following nucleotide sequence is from Acidovorax radicis.
ACTGCGACGGGTCACGCAGCACAAACGGCCAGGCGGGCACGCTGCCGATGATGAGGGCAATGCCCGTGAGCAGGAACGGCGGAATGTGGGTGAGCGAGACGCCCAGCGAGGCGAGAGAGGCCCACAGCGCGATGGCACCCAGGGCGTACAGATTGGCTTGCATGGCGCCGAGCTTACGCGCCCGCATCGTCGCGCAACGGGGGCGCATCGTCGCGTGTCAACGGTGATTGTCGGTGCGGCGCAGCGCGGCCGTGAGGGCCGAGGGCGAGCGGTAGCCCGTGCGCCGCGCCACCTCGGCCACGGCCATGCCCGCGCCGCGCAGCAGCCGCGCCTGCGCTAGGCGGTGGCTGCGCAGCCAGGCCATGGCACCCATGCCCTGGTCTTCGTGGCAGCGGGCGGCAAACTGGCTGGGGCTCAGATGCACCTGGGCGGCCAGGTCGGCCACGGTGAGTTCGCGGTGCCACTGCCCGGCGGCCCATTGCTGCAGCGCAGACCAATCGATGGCTCGTCTGCGTGCCGTACCGGGCGCTGCAGTGCGCGAGCTGCCGTCGCCTAGCCATGCCTCCAGCAGCAGGGCCGGGCCGTGGGTCTGTGCGAGGGGGCGACCCTGTTGCAATGCGCTGGCCAGGTAGTGTGCAAGCGGCAGTGCATCAGCGGGCGGCGTGGTCGTGCCGTGGGGGCTGGCGCACCGTGCCCAGTCGGGGTGTGCACTGTCGAGCACCAGGCACACGCTGCCGCGAGACGATTCAAAGTCGTGGCGATCCCCCGGCGCAATCACGCAGCCGCTGCCGGGTGCCACGCGCACGCCACGTCCGGCAATCTCCAGATCCAAAGCGCCGAACAGGCCCAGCAGGATCTGGAAGTGGTCGTGGCTGTGGCTGCCCGGGGATGCGCCGTAGCGTCGCAAAGAGAGCAAGCCAGCCGGACCCATATGCGCTCTGCGGCCTTGCTCGGCGCCAGGCTTACACGCCCGCCGCGTGCGCCTGCTGGTCGGCGTGGTAGCTGCTGCGCACCATGGCGCCCACGGCGGCGTGGCTGAATCCCATCTTGTAGGCCTCTTCCTCGAACATCTTGAACGTGTCGGGGTGCACGTAGCGGCGCACGGGCAGGTGGCTGTTGCTGGGCGACAGGTACTGGCCGATGGTCAGCATGTCGATGTGGTGCTCGCGCATGTCGCGCATCACCTGCAGGATCTCTTCATCCGTTTCGCCCAGGCCGACCATGATGCCGCTCTTGGTGGGCACCTTGGGGTGCAGGGCCTTGAACTTTTTCAGCAGGTTCAGGCTGAACTGGTAATCGGAGCCGGGGCGCGCTTCCTTGTACAGACGCGGCGCGGTTTCCAGGTTGTGGTTCATCACGTCCGGTGGCGCAGCCTTCAGGATTTCGAGCGCGCGGTCGTCGCGGCCACGGAAGTCGGGCACCAGGATTTCAATTTGGGTTTGGGGCGATAGCTCGCGGATGTTCTGGATGCATTCCACGAAGTGGCCGCTGCCGCCGTCGCGCAGGTCGTCGCGGTCCACGCTGGTGATCACCACATACTTGAGCTTGAGCGCGGCAATGGTCTTGGCCAGGTTCAGGGGCTCGTCCTTGTCCAGCGGGTCGGGACGGCCATGGCCCACGTCGCAGAACGGGCAGCGGCGCGTGCACTTGTCGCCCATGATCATGAAGGTGGCCGTGCCCTTGCCAAAGCACTCGCCGATGTTGGGGCACGAGGCTTCTTCGCACACGGTGTGCAGCTTGTGCTCGCGCAAGATGTCCTTGATCTCGTAGAAGCGCGTGGTGGGGCTGCCGGCCTTCACGCGAATCCAGTCGGGCTTCTTGAGCACCTCGCCTTGTTCCACCTTGATGGGAATGCGCGACAACTTGGCGGCCGCCTTCTGCTTGGCCAAGGGGTTGTAGGCTTCGGTGGATTGCGCTTCGCGGACGACTTCAGGGGTGCTCATGGCTGTAGGCAGAGTTCAGGGCGCCAACCGGATGCTGAGCTGCAGGCCCAGCACCTGCGCGGCTTCTTCCCAGGTGGTGTGGACCCCGATTGTAGAAAGGTCCACCGTTTTCAATCCTGCGTAACCGCAAGGGTTGATGCGGCCATAGGGTTCGAGATCCATCGCCACGTTGAGCGCCACGCCGTGGTAAGTGCTGTGCCGACTGACCTTGATACCCAGCGCGGCAATCTTGCCCAGCCCGTCAAAGTCGGGGGGCGAGGCTTCCACGTTGACGTGTTTTTGGGGGCGCTGGGGCAGCATGGCATGGCTGTGTGGGTCATCCAGCCGGACGTAGATGCCCGGCGCACCACCGACGCGGTGGCCTGTCACTCCAAAGTGCGCCAGTGTGCGGATCACCGCCTCTTCCACGCGGTAGACATACTCTTTGACGAAGTAGCCCGTGCGTTGCAGGTCGATCAACGGGTAGGCCACCACCTGGCCAGGGCCGTGATAGGTGACCTGCCCCCCACGGTTGGTGGCGACCACGGGGATCGTCCCCGGGTTCAGCACGTGATCGCTTTTGCCTGCGATCCCCTGGGTGTAGAGTGGGGCGTGCTCGCACAACCACAGGGTGTCGGTCGTTTCTTGCGTGCGGGCCGCGGTGAAATCCTGCATGGCCTGCACCGTGGTGGCGTAGTCCACGCGGCCCAGCGTACGAATGTCGATCGTCATGGGGTGTGCCTGAGAAGTCAGCGGGCCAGAGCCTCGGTGCCTGAGCGCCGGCGGGTGTGCCGATGCCTACAGACCGTCAGGCCTACAAAACCACCTTTACCATGGGGTGCGACGACAGCCGACGGTATAGGTTGTCCAGTTGTTCGCGGCTGGTGGCCGTGATGGTGATGGTGACGCCGAGGTAGTTGCCCGCGCGGCTGTCGCGCAGTTCAATGGACGCTGCGTCAAAGGTCGGGTCGAACTGGCGCGCCACTTCGGTGACTGCGTGCACAAACCCGTCTACCTTGGCGCCCATGACCTTGATCGGAAACTGGGAGGGGTATTCGATCAGGGAGTCTTTGCTCGCATCGCTACTCTGTAGGCTGGACTCGTTTTCAGGCGCTGGGGTGGAGGAGGTCATGCGGAAGGCCTTTGTCGAATTGCTTCTGATTTGATAGCTTTAAGCGCTTTGCTGGCAAGCGCTATGGGCGGATTGTCTCGATGAGATGTGTGTGCATGGCATGCTCCAAATTGGTGCTGGCGGGTGGTCGGGGCATGGCGAAGGTCGTTGGCACATCACCACAACGGGGCAAGACTAAGCACCCGTTACACGCAGGTCGGCGGATTTTTGTCGTGCGCCACGGGTTTTTACTTATAATTAGAGGCTTTGTGAAAGTTGCAGTCAGTAACGCGGGTGTCATTCAAGCATGAAAACAATCGCCCCTGAGACTGAAGCTGAGGCTGAAGAACCTGACTTCAAGCCCCTGACTGCCCAAGAGGCAGCATTGTGGCGACGCAAAAATCCTCCCATTTCGGTGGTGAGGGTGGTAGTGGGTCAAGCGCTGGTTGGCGTGCTGGTGGCTTTGGTGGCCTGGGCGTTGACGGGCAGGGCGGTGGTGGGGTGGTCGGCGGCCTACGGTGCTTTGGCGGTGGTGGTTCCGGCGGCCTTGTTTGCACGCGGGGTTTCTCGTCACAAGGCATCTTCCAATCCGCGGGCCGCCATGCTGGGGTTCTTTGGCTGGGAGATCGTGAAGATTGTT
It contains:
- the lipB gene encoding lipoyl(octanoyl) transferase LipB, whose protein sequence is MTIDIRTLGRVDYATTVQAMQDFTAARTQETTDTLWLCEHAPLYTQGIAGKSDHVLNPGTIPVVATNRGGQVTYHGPGQVVAYPLIDLQRTGYFVKEYVYRVEEAVIRTLAHFGVTGHRVGGAPGIYVRLDDPHSHAMLPQRPQKHVNVEASPPDFDGLGKIAALGIKVSRHSTYHGVALNVAMDLEPYGRINPCGYAGLKTVDLSTIGVHTTWEEAAQVLGLQLSIRLAP
- a CDS encoding YbeD family protein, yielding MTSSTPAPENESSLQSSDASKDSLIEYPSQFPIKVMGAKVDGFVHAVTEVARQFDPTFDAASIELRDSRAGNYLGVTITITATSREQLDNLYRRLSSHPMVKVVL
- a CDS encoding ATP synthase subunit I, yielding MKTIAPETEAEAEEPDFKPLTAQEAALWRRKNPPISVVRVVVGQALVGVLVALVAWALTGRAVVGWSAAYGALAVVVPAALFARGVSRHKASSNPRAAMLGFFGWEIVKIVLTVALLAAAPRLVPGLSWMALLVGMVITMKTYWAALLVRPSVRKTD
- a CDS encoding AraC family transcriptional regulator, which translates into the protein MGPAGLLSLRRYGASPGSHSHDHFQILLGLFGALDLEIAGRGVRVAPGSGCVIAPGDRHDFESSRGSVCLVLDSAHPDWARCASPHGTTTPPADALPLAHYLASALQQGRPLAQTHGPALLLEAWLGDGSSRTAAPGTARRRAIDWSALQQWAAGQWHRELTVADLAAQVHLSPSQFAARCHEDQGMGAMAWLRSHRLAQARLLRGAGMAVAEVARRTGYRSPSALTAALRRTDNHR
- the lipA gene encoding lipoyl synthase, whose amino-acid sequence is MSTPEVVREAQSTEAYNPLAKQKAAAKLSRIPIKVEQGEVLKKPDWIRVKAGSPTTRFYEIKDILREHKLHTVCEEASCPNIGECFGKGTATFMIMGDKCTRRCPFCDVGHGRPDPLDKDEPLNLAKTIAALKLKYVVITSVDRDDLRDGGSGHFVECIQNIRELSPQTQIEILVPDFRGRDDRALEILKAAPPDVMNHNLETAPRLYKEARPGSDYQFSLNLLKKFKALHPKVPTKSGIMVGLGETDEEILQVMRDMREHHIDMLTIGQYLSPSNSHLPVRRYVHPDTFKMFEEEAYKMGFSHAAVGAMVRSSYHADQQAHAAGV